One Glycine soja cultivar W05 chromosome 2, ASM419377v2, whole genome shotgun sequence genomic region harbors:
- the LOC114370307 gene encoding auxin-responsive protein IAA30-like, giving the protein MGKASSSSSSSISSCRNPSNYSTASSLTHQHSDQDHLRTDLRLGLSISTTHDQHVGSSSSGGHWQPMQPHLSSFSQATEVNHCSDHTSFFVKVYMEGIPIGRKLNLLAHDGYHELVKTLEQMFDTTILWGTEMDGVQPDRCHVLTYEDGEGDLIMVGDVPWEMFLSAVKRLKITRVETFG; this is encoded by the exons ATGGGCAAAGCCTCTAGTTCTTCCTCCTCTTCTATCTCCAGCTGCAGAAACCCTTCCAATTATTCAACTGCATCCTCTCTCACACACCAACATAGTGATCAAGACCACCTTCGCACagatcttaggcttggactaagCATTTCCACTACTCATGATCAACATGTTGGCTCTTCTAGTTCAGG GGGGCACTGGCAACCGATGCAGCCACATCTAAGTAGTTTTTCACAAGCTACTGAAGTGAATCATTGCAGCGATCATACCAGCTTCTTTGTGAAGGTGTACATGGAAGGCATTCCGATTGGTAGAAAACTCAACCTGTTAGCTCATGATGGCTACCACGAGTTAGTAAAGACCCTTGAACAGATGTTTGACACTACCATTTTGT GGGGAACTGAAATGGACGGAGTGCAACCAGATAGGTGCCATGTTCTAACTTATGAAGATGGAGAAGGAGATTTGATTATGGTTGGGGATGTCCCTTGGGA GATGTTCTTATCAGCTGTAAAGAGGTTGAAGATCACAAGGGTGGAGACATTCGGGTGA
- the LOC114377943 gene encoding chitinase 10-like yields the protein MAFLFFPSKGIFLSSFLLCFAILSLGAEARRSPSPISSLISKELFDSIFIHKDNNACPARNFYTYDSFINASKRFPRFGTTGSPATRKREIAAFLAQISHETTGGWATAPDGPYAWGLCFKEEISPQSNYCDSTNTQWPCYPGQSYKGRGPIQLSWNYNYGPAGKALGFDGLRNPDVVSNNSLIAFQTGLWFWMTEQKPKPSCHNVMVGKYVPTQADIAANRTKGYGLVTNIINGGLECGIPDDSRVNDRIEYFKRYATLFKVDTGPNLDCAYQKSFQTVA from the exons ATGGCATTCTTATTCTTCCCCTCTAAGGGTATCTTTCTCTCTAGCTTTTTGTTATGCTTTGCTATTCTGTCTTTGGGAGCTGAAGCTCGTAGATCACCATCACCCATCTCTTCTCTCATTAGCAAAGAGCTTTTTGATTCCATTTTCATCCACAAAGataacaatgcatgccctgccaGAAACTTCTACACCTACGACTCCTTCATCAATGCATCCAAACGCTTCCCAAGATTTGGCACCACTGGTAGTCCAGCCACACGCAAGCGTGAGATTGCTGCCTTTCTTGCTCAGATTTCACATGAAACCACAGGTGGGTGGGCTACTGCACCTGATGGACCCTATGCTTGGGGATTGTGCTTCAAGGAAGAAATTAGTCCTCAAAGTAACTATTGTGATTCCACCAACACACAATGGCCTTGTTATCCAGGACAAAGTTACAAAGGCAGAGGACCAATTCAACTCTCATG GAACTACAACTATGGGCCAGCAGGGAAGGCTTTGGGATTTGATGGGTTGAGAAACCCGGATGTGGTGTCAAACAATTCATTGATTGCCTTTCAAACAGGTCTCTGGTTTTGGATGACAGAGCAAAAGCCCAAACCTTCTTGCCACAATGTAATGGTTGGAAAATATGTGCCAACACAAGCTGACATAGCAGCTAATCGAACTAAAGGGTATGGCCTAGTGACTAACATAATCAATGGTGGACTTGAATGTGGAATTCCTGATGATTCAAGGGTGAATGATCGGATTGAATACTTTAAGAGATATGCAACCTTGTTTAAAGTAGATACAGGACCTAACTTGGATTGTGCATATCAGAAGTCTTTCCAAACTGTAGCTTAG